One part of the Indicator indicator isolate 239-I01 chromosome 5, UM_Iind_1.1, whole genome shotgun sequence genome encodes these proteins:
- the B3GALT1 gene encoding beta-1,3-galactosyltransferase 1: MASKVSCLYILTVVCWASALWYLSITRPTSSYTGHRQISSISIARKNVSFGNIRTRPINPHSFDFLINEPNKCEKSVPFLVILISTTHKEFDARQAIRETWGDENNFKGIKIATLFLLGKNADPVLNQMVEQESQIFHDIIVEDFIDSYHNLTLKTLMGMRWVATFCSKAKYVMKTDSDIFVNMDNLIYKLLKPNTKPRRRYFTGYVINGGPIRDVRSKWYMPRDLYPDSNYPPFCSGTGYIFSADVAELIYKTSLHTRLLHLEDVYVGLCLRKLGIHPFQNSGFNHWKMAYSLCRYRRVITVHQITPEEMHRIWNDMSSKKHLRC, from the coding sequence atggcttcaaaggtcTCATGCTTATACATTCTGACAGTAGTTTGTTGGGCAAGTGCTCTTTGGTACTTAAGTATAACTCGTCCTACTTCTTCCTACACTGGTCACAGACAGATCAGTAGCATATCTATAGCCAGAAAAAACGTTTCCTTTGGCAACATAAGAACTCGACCTATAAATCCACATTCTTTTGACTTTCTTATCAACGAACCCAACAAATGTGAGAAGAGTGTCCCTTTCTTGGTCATTCTTATCAGTACAACTCACAAAGAGTTTGATGCAAGGCAAGCCATTCGAGAAACATGGGGAGATGAAAACAACTTTAAAGGAATTAAAATCGCCACACTATTTCTCCTGGGAAAAAATGCAGATCCTGTGTTAAATCAGATGGTAGAGCAAGAAAGCCAGATTTTCCATGACATTATTGTGGAGGATTTTATCGACTCTTATCATAACCTCACTCTGAAAACACTGATGGGGATGAGGTGGGTAGCAACGTTTTGTTCAAAAGCAAAGTACGTTATGAAGACAGATAGCGATATTTTTGTAAATATGGATAACCTTATTTATAAGCTGCTCAAACCTAACACCAAGCCAAGGAGAAGGTACTTCACTGGTTATGTTATAAATGGAGGACCAATAAGAGATGTTCGCAGTAAGTGGTACATGCCAAGAGATTTGTATCCTGACAGCAATTACCCACCCTTCTGTTCAGGCACCGGCTACATTTTTTCAGCTGATGTAGCAGAACTGATTTACAAAACCTCCCTTCATACCAGACTTCTTCATCTTGAAGACGTATATGTTGGACTCTGTCTTCGGAAGTTGGGCATTCACCCCTTCCAAAACAGTGGCTTTAATCACTGGAAAATGGCCTACAGCTTGTGCAGGTACCGCAGagttatcactgtgcaccagaTAACACCAGAAGAAATGCACAGAATTTGGAATGACATGTCCAGCAAGAAACATCTCAGATGTTAA